From one Lycorma delicatula isolate Av1 chromosome 2, ASM4794821v1, whole genome shotgun sequence genomic stretch:
- the LOC142318823 gene encoding uncharacterized protein LOC142318823: MEENFNLSYKELHEMFMENHNGTSLQETLIIQSPIPFAIFLSVYIVKNIDRFFKKKTFYISFLLFIIEFIVLVVSQILLFTIPDYKFYINLLLYCSSCYIFVIICLGYMKETIVAKKSTISLIQTQLGGKRPYITFFRTSVNLTTTICILAVDFVSFPRSLAKTESFGFSLMDTGVGYFVVCNGLVGSHVFKCNAGRNVRINLLGKQLKQNSILIALGLLRLLSTKSVDYQNHYSEYGVHWNFFLTLALTRFIASLTLSYIEINEVKYLAFIIMVLHQVILSSGIQNWVVSDVPRDNMVTANREGIFSLLGYIVLYFIAVDIGNKLNLKLTSFGQDLKLLLKLFFSTILLYGFVVILNNYFKCSRRLANITFISWIIMLVLFLLTLCLLFELLLRLTNGPKNLSDDCNIVPSILLSINYNALPYFLICNVLTGVINLSLETLYVSKIVSIIILVLYMFIACSVVKLLYLNKLNLF, from the coding sequence ATggaggaaaattttaatttaagttataaagaGCTTCATGAGATGTTTATGGAGAATCATAATGGTACTTCACTTCAAGAAACATTAATTATCCAAAGCCCTATACcttttgctatatttttatctgtgtatattgtaaaaaatattgatagattttttaaaaagaagacattttatattagctttttattatttattatcgagTTTATAGTATTAGTGGTATCGCAAATCTTACTGTTTACAATTcctgattataaattttatataaatttgttgctttattGTAGTTCATGTTATATATTTGTCATTATTTGTTTAGGTTACATGAAAGAAACCATTGTtgcaaaaaaaagtacaatatctCTTATTCAGACTCAGCTTGGTGGTAAAAGACCATACATCACATTTTTTCGAACATCAGTAAATTTAACTACTACTATATGTATTTTAGCTGTTGATTTTGTATCATTTCCTAGATCTCTTGCAAAAACTGAAAGTTTTGGGTTTAGTCTAATGGATACAGGTGttggttattttgttgtttgtaatGGTTTggttggcagtcatgtttttaagTGTAATGCAGGCAGAAATGTTCGAATTAATTTACTAGGTaaacaactaaaacaaaattctattttgattGCTCTTGGTTTATTGCGATTATTATCAACAAAAAGTGTTGATTATCAAAACCATTATTCAGAATATGGTGTACACTGGAATTTCTTTTTAACACTGGCCCTTACTAGATTCATTGCCTCACTCACATTATCGTACATTGAAATTAATGAAGTAAAGTATTTAGCATTTATTATTATGGTACTTCATCAAGTTATTTTGTCTAGTGGTATCCAGAATTGGGTAGTAAGCGATGTACCTCGAGATAATATGGTTACTGCTAATCGAGAAGGAATTTTCTCTCTTCTTGGTTAcattgtgttatattttatagCTGTTGATAtaggaaacaaattaaatttaaaattgacttCATTTGGGCAAGacttaaagttattattaaaattgttttttagtacaattttattgtatggGTTTGTTGTGATTctgaataactattttaaatgttcTAGAAGATTAGCGAATATTACCTTTATTTCATGGATTATAATGCTAGTATTGTTTTTACTAACTCTTTGTCTTTTATTTGAACTGTTGTTGAGGTTAACTAATGGACCAAAGAATTTGAGTGATGATTGTAACATTGTTCCTTCTATTTtgttaagtattaattataatgctttaccttattttctaatatgtaatgtattaactggtgttataaatttatctcttgaaacattatatgtttctaaaattgttagcattattattttagttttgtatatGTTTATAGCTTGTTCTGTTGTTAAGttattgtatttaaacaaattgaatttgttttaa